One stretch of Daphnia pulicaria isolate SC F1-1A chromosome 8, SC_F0-13Bv2, whole genome shotgun sequence DNA includes these proteins:
- the LOC124311065 gene encoding cholinesterase 1-like isoform X1: MTSFFVSIAILLFGHYVAQVSPQVILEVPGYGVINGTIETSTYTERTFYAFRSVFYAEEPTPETRFLPPIPKAPYPMDEVQDTTSNNAGCPQPGIANEDCLSLNVFTPQLPSESTTPLPVMVWIHGGAFSLGQALEYLPNRYMEHDIVLVAIQYRLGPLGFLSFDTDDVPGNAGIFDQVEALRWVNKYVEYFGGDPNEVTIAGESAGSASVSLLLLAPQARGLFKRAIGESGSVLAEWALDRDGRGKVASVKIAEIAGCPVEPYQDMLTCVQNVDAKVLTQAYMDYASNDRLNGGLGFGGSNPIIQVAGAQRIIESDPRELFSSGNFATVPTMLGANKQEGTLVLGILYNGFLVPNNLTEDEEFLANDLVPTLLTALHIDDPTGELAAQLTEKYLGTAEMGNFTSMTPGLTDMCSVLFLKGPTYEMSQLVSQHNPNAFYYSFEFEGRNSIFNYLFAVNTPPFPPGVSHADEMIYLFIFPFPSVPPGLNRTEEELSKKMLQVWTNFVIYGDPTPDGVTLLDGIPKFLPYNSVDEFYTAIDDVWRSEADYTLTYTVTVDELNPPVAGRNEASNKRRSGRFQRPLSTKNNYRFLGYY; encoded by the exons ATGACGTCATTCTTCGTTTCTATCGCAATTCTTTTGTTCGGCCATTATGTGGCTCAAGTTTCGCCTCAAGTCATCCTTGAAGTGCCTGGTTATGGCGTTATAAACGGAACGATTGAAACATCGACTTATACGGAACGCACTTTTTACGCATTCCGAAGCGTCTTTTACGCAGAAGAACCCACACCTGAGACCCGCTTTTTG CCACCCATTCCAAAAGCACCCTATCCTATGGACGAGGTTCAGGATACTACAAGCAataacgcaggatgtcctcaGCCAGGAATTGCCAATGAAGACTGTCTTTCTCTGAATGTTTTCACGCCGCAA CTGCCCTCAGAGTCCACTACACCCCTTCCTGTTATGGTTTGGATCCACGGAGGAGCATTTTCACTTGGGCAAGCCCTTGAATACTTGCCTAATAGATACATGGAACACGACATCGTTCTCGTTGCGATTCAATACCGACTCGGCCCACTTG GATTCCTCTCCTTTGATACCGATGATGTTCCCGGTAATGCTGGTATATTTGATCAAGTAGAAGCCTTACGCTGGGTCAACAAATACGTCGAGTACTTTGGAGGTGATCCGAATGAAGTTACTATCGCCGGAGAAAGTGCCGGAAGTGCTAGCGTTTCGCTTCTTCTCTTGGCACCGCAAGCAAGag GACTATTCAAGCGCGCTATTGGCGAAAGTGGGTCTGTTTTGGCCGAATGGGCACTTGATCGCGATGGAAGAGGAAAAGTGGCCTCTGTTAAGATTGCCGAAATCGCTGGATGTCCAGTCGAGCCTTATCAGGACATGCTTACATGCGTCCAAAATGTAGATGCCAAAGTACTGACACAGGCTTACATGGACTACGCG tcGAACGATAGGTTGAACGGTGGTCTAGGATTTGGTGGTTCGAATCCGATTATTCAGGTTGCTGGAGCTCAGCGGATCATCGAGTCTGATCCGCGTGAACTGTTCAGTTCCGGAAATTTTGCAACCGTTCCAACTAT GTTAGGTGCAAACAAACAAGAGGGAACATTAGTGCTAGGAA TTTTGTACAACGGCTTCTTGGTACCAAATAATTTGACTGAAGACGAAGAATTTTTGGCAAACGACTTGGTTCCAACTCTTCTTACTGCCTTGC ATATTGATGATCCAACTGGAGAATTGGCTGCTCAGCTaactgaaaaatatttgggaACTGCCGAAATGGGAAATTTTACATCCATGACACCAGGATTAACGGAT ATGTGCAGCGTACTTTTCTTGAAAGGACCTACTTACGAAATGTCACAGCTTGTTTCTCAACACAATCCTAACGCATTTTACTACTCGTTTGAATTTGAAGGCAGAAActcgatttttaattatttatttgccgTCAATACCCCTCCTTTCCCACCTG GTGTTAGTCACGCTGACGAGATGATCTACCTCtttatttttccgtttccATCCGTCCCTCCGGGTCTCAATAGAACTGAGGAAGAGCTTTCCAAGAAGATGCTTCAAGTTTGgacaaattttgttatttatgg TGATCCAACTCCCGACGGCGTAACTCTTCTGGATGGCATTCCGAAATTTCTGCCATACAACAGTGTCGATGAATTTTACACGGCGATTGATGATGTTTGGAGAAGTGAAGCAGACTACACGTTAACATACACCGTAACGGTGGATGAACTCAATCCTCCTGTCGCAGGACGCAATGAGGCTTCTAATAAAAGACGTTCTGGTCGTTTCCAACGTCCCCTCTCGACCAAAAACAATTACCGTTTTCTTGGCTACTACTGA
- the LOC124311065 gene encoding cholinesterase 1-like isoform X3 translates to MTSFFISIAIVLFSHYVAEVSPQVILEVPGYGVINGTIETSTYTERTFYAFRSVYYAEKPTPENRFLPPIPKDPFSMDEIQDATSNNAGCPQPGSANEDCLSVNVYTPQLPSESTTSLPVMVWIHGGAFSLGHALEYLPNRYMEHDIVLVAIQYRLGPLGFLSFDTDDVPGNAGMFDQIEALRWVNKYVEHFGGDPSQITIAGQSAGSASISLLLLAPQARGLFKRAIGESGSVLAEWALDRDGRGKVASVKIAEIAGCPVEPYQDMLTCVQNVDAKVLTQAYMDYASNDRLNGGLGFGGSNPIIQVAGAQRIIESDPRELFSSGNFATVPTMLGANKQEGTLVLGILYNGFLVPNNLTEDEEFLANDLVPTLLTALHIDDPTGELAAQLTEKYLGTAEMGNFTSMTPGLTDMCSVLFLKGPTYEMSQLVSQHNPNAFYYSFEFEGRNSIFNYLFAVNTPPFPPGVSHADEMIYLFIFPFPSVPPGLNRTEEELSKKMLQVWTNFVIYGDPTPDGVTLLDGIPKFLPYNSVDEFYTAIDDVWRSEADYTLTYTVTVDELNPPVAGRNEASNKRRSGRFQRPLSTKNNYRFLGYY, encoded by the exons ATGACGTCATTCTTCATTTCTATCGCGATTGTTTTGTTCAGCCATTACGTGGCTGAAGTTTCGCCTCAAGTCATCCTTGAAGTGCCTGGTTATGGCGTTATAAACGGAACGATTGAAACATCGACTTATACGGAACGCACTTTTTACGCATTCCGCAGTGTCTATTATGCAGAAAAACCCACACCGGAGAATCGCTTTTTA CCACCAATTCCAAAAGACCCATTTTCCATGGATGAGATTCAGGATGCTACAAGCAataacgcaggatgtcctcaGCCAGGATCCGCAAATGAAGATTGCCTTTCCGTGAACGTTTACACGCCCCAA CTGCCGTCAGAATCTACTACGTCTCTTCCTGTTATGGTCTGGATTCACGGAGGGGCATTCTCACTTGGTCACGCCCTTGAATACTTGCCTAATAGATACATGGAGCACGACATCGTTCTCGTTGCGATTCAATACCGCCTCGGCCCACTTG GTTTCCTCTCGTTCGATACGGATGACGTTCCTGGCAATGCTGGTATGTTTGACCAAATCGAGGCATTACGTTGGGTCAACAAATACGTCGAGCATTTTGGTGGAGATCCCAGTCAAATCACTATCGCAGGACAGAGTGCAGGAAGCGCCAGCATTTCGCTACTTCTATTGGCACCGCAAGCAAGAG GACTATTCAAGCGCGCTATTGGCGAAAGTGGGTCTGTTTTGGCCGAATGGGCACTTGATCGCGATGGAAGAGGAAAAGTGGCCTCTGTTAAGATTGCCGAAATCGCTGGATGTCCAGTCGAGCCTTATCAGGACATGCTTACATGCGTCCAAAATGTAGATGCCAAAGTACTGACACAGGCTTACATGGACTACGCG tcGAACGATAGGTTGAACGGTGGTCTAGGATTTGGTGGTTCGAATCCGATTATTCAGGTTGCTGGAGCTCAGCGGATCATCGAGTCTGATCCGCGTGAACTGTTCAGTTCCGGAAATTTTGCAACCGTTCCAACTAT GTTAGGTGCAAACAAACAAGAGGGAACATTAGTGCTAGGAA TTTTGTACAACGGCTTCTTGGTACCAAATAATTTGACTGAAGACGAAGAATTTTTGGCAAACGACTTGGTTCCAACTCTTCTTACTGCCTTGC ATATTGATGATCCAACTGGAGAATTGGCTGCTCAGCTaactgaaaaatatttgggaACTGCCGAAATGGGAAATTTTACATCCATGACACCAGGATTAACGGAT ATGTGCAGCGTACTTTTCTTGAAAGGACCTACTTACGAAATGTCACAGCTTGTTTCTCAACACAATCCTAACGCATTTTACTACTCGTTTGAATTTGAAGGCAGAAActcgatttttaattatttatttgccgTCAATACCCCTCCTTTCCCACCTG GTGTTAGTCACGCTGACGAGATGATCTACCTCtttatttttccgtttccATCCGTCCCTCCGGGTCTCAATAGAACTGAGGAAGAGCTTTCCAAGAAGATGCTTCAAGTTTGgacaaattttgttatttatgg TGATCCAACTCCCGACGGCGTAACTCTTCTGGATGGCATTCCGAAATTTCTGCCATACAACAGTGTCGATGAATTTTACACGGCGATTGATGATGTTTGGAGAAGTGAAGCAGACTACACGTTAACATACACCGTAACGGTGGATGAACTCAATCCTCCTGTCGCAGGACGCAATGAGGCTTCTAATAAAAGACGTTCTGGTCGTTTCCAACGTCCCCTCTCGACCAAAAACAATTACCGTTTTCTTGGCTACTACTGA
- the LOC124311065 gene encoding cholinesterase 1-like isoform X2 — MTSFFISIAIVLFSHYVAEVSPQVILEVPGYGVINGTIETSTYTERTFYAFRSVYYAEKPTPENRFLPPIPKDPFSMDEIQDATSNNAGCPQPGSANEDCLSVNVYTPQLPSESTTSLPVMVWIHGGAFSLGHALEYLPNRYMEHDIVLVAIQYRLGPLGFLSFDTDDVPGNAGIFDQVEALRWVNKYVEYFGGDPNEVTIAGESAGSASVSLLLLAPQARGLFKRAIGESGSVLAEWALDRDGRGKVASVKIAEIAGCPVEPYQDMLTCVQNVDAKVLTQAYMDYASNDRLNGGLGFGGSNPIIQVAGAQRIIESDPRELFSSGNFATVPTMLGANKQEGTLVLGILYNGFLVPNNLTEDEEFLANDLVPTLLTALHIDDPTGELAAQLTEKYLGTAEMGNFTSMTPGLTDMCSVLFLKGPTYEMSQLVSQHNPNAFYYSFEFEGRNSIFNYLFAVNTPPFPPGVSHADEMIYLFIFPFPSVPPGLNRTEEELSKKMLQVWTNFVIYGDPTPDGVTLLDGIPKFLPYNSVDEFYTAIDDVWRSEADYTLTYTVTVDELNPPVAGRNEASNKRRSGRFQRPLSTKNNYRFLGYY; from the exons ATGACGTCATTCTTCATTTCTATCGCGATTGTTTTGTTCAGCCATTACGTGGCTGAAGTTTCGCCTCAAGTCATCCTTGAAGTGCCTGGTTATGGCGTTATAAACGGAACGATTGAAACATCGACTTATACGGAACGCACTTTTTACGCATTCCGCAGTGTCTATTATGCAGAAAAACCCACACCGGAGAATCGCTTTTTA CCACCAATTCCAAAAGACCCATTTTCCATGGATGAGATTCAGGATGCTACAAGCAataacgcaggatgtcctcaGCCAGGATCCGCAAATGAAGATTGCCTTTCCGTGAACGTTTACACGCCCCAA CTGCCGTCAGAATCTACTACGTCTCTTCCTGTTATGGTCTGGATTCACGGAGGGGCATTCTCACTTGGTCACGCCCTTGAATACTTGCCTAATAGATACATGGAGCACGACATCGTTCTCGTTGCGATTCAATACCGCCTCGGCCCACTTG GATTCCTCTCCTTTGATACCGATGATGTTCCCGGTAATGCTGGTATATTTGATCAAGTAGAAGCCTTACGCTGGGTCAACAAATACGTCGAGTACTTTGGAGGTGATCCGAATGAAGTTACTATCGCCGGAGAAAGTGCCGGAAGTGCTAGCGTTTCGCTTCTTCTCTTGGCACCGCAAGCAAGag GACTATTCAAGCGCGCTATTGGCGAAAGTGGGTCTGTTTTGGCCGAATGGGCACTTGATCGCGATGGAAGAGGAAAAGTGGCCTCTGTTAAGATTGCCGAAATCGCTGGATGTCCAGTCGAGCCTTATCAGGACATGCTTACATGCGTCCAAAATGTAGATGCCAAAGTACTGACACAGGCTTACATGGACTACGCG tcGAACGATAGGTTGAACGGTGGTCTAGGATTTGGTGGTTCGAATCCGATTATTCAGGTTGCTGGAGCTCAGCGGATCATCGAGTCTGATCCGCGTGAACTGTTCAGTTCCGGAAATTTTGCAACCGTTCCAACTAT GTTAGGTGCAAACAAACAAGAGGGAACATTAGTGCTAGGAA TTTTGTACAACGGCTTCTTGGTACCAAATAATTTGACTGAAGACGAAGAATTTTTGGCAAACGACTTGGTTCCAACTCTTCTTACTGCCTTGC ATATTGATGATCCAACTGGAGAATTGGCTGCTCAGCTaactgaaaaatatttgggaACTGCCGAAATGGGAAATTTTACATCCATGACACCAGGATTAACGGAT ATGTGCAGCGTACTTTTCTTGAAAGGACCTACTTACGAAATGTCACAGCTTGTTTCTCAACACAATCCTAACGCATTTTACTACTCGTTTGAATTTGAAGGCAGAAActcgatttttaattatttatttgccgTCAATACCCCTCCTTTCCCACCTG GTGTTAGTCACGCTGACGAGATGATCTACCTCtttatttttccgtttccATCCGTCCCTCCGGGTCTCAATAGAACTGAGGAAGAGCTTTCCAAGAAGATGCTTCAAGTTTGgacaaattttgttatttatgg TGATCCAACTCCCGACGGCGTAACTCTTCTGGATGGCATTCCGAAATTTCTGCCATACAACAGTGTCGATGAATTTTACACGGCGATTGATGATGTTTGGAGAAGTGAAGCAGACTACACGTTAACATACACCGTAACGGTGGATGAACTCAATCCTCCTGTCGCAGGACGCAATGAGGCTTCTAATAAAAGACGTTCTGGTCGTTTCCAACGTCCCCTCTCGACCAAAAACAATTACCGTTTTCTTGGCTACTACTGA